From Brassica oleracea var. oleracea cultivar TO1000 chromosome C3, BOL, whole genome shotgun sequence, a single genomic window includes:
- the LOC106336422 gene encoding 50S ribosomal protein L34, chloroplastic-like has translation MASLSISVVASASSRLCHPSSSNGKIGVPSASLSLSTGSRRAPFSLSSSASASASSQLLHCSFLSSSLSLASSFSGLSVAFDLSSGTSGGLDSQKRRGLVVRAGKAALCQTKRSRSRKSLARTHGFRLRMRTTSGRATIKRRRAKGRWNLCPKSNPSSGKRA, from the exons ATGGCTTCCTTATCCATCTCCGTTGTAGCTTCGGCTTCGTCGCGTTTATGTCATCCTTCTTCATCAAACGGGAAGATTGGCGTCCCTTCCGCCTCGCTTTCTCTCAGCACAGGCTCGAGACGGGCTCCGTTTTCTCTGAGCTCTTCAGCTTCAGCTTCAGCTTCTTCTCAGCTGCTCCATTGCTCGTTTCTCTCTTCATCTCTTTCCCTCGCATCTTCATTTTCCG GTTTGTCAGTTGCGTTTGATCTCAGCAGTGGAACCAGTGGGGGCCTGGATAGCCAGAAACGAAGAGGTCTTGTGGTGCGAGCTGGAAAAGCTGCTCTGTGTCAAACGAAGAGGAGCAGGTCAAGAAAGTCTCTGGCTAGGACTCATGGTTTCCGTTTGAGGATGAGAACCACCAGCGGTAGAGCGACCATCAAGCGCCGACGTGCCAAGGGTCGTTGGAATCTCTGCCCTAAGTCCAACCCTAGCAGCGGCAAACGGGCTTGA
- the LOC106336421 gene encoding bet1-like protein At4g14600, with the protein MINPPLAVRNLFFLLSPDFNCSCQTFLRQFDFRGFFFSPLIWVSMASNPHRGGPGGSLYGGAAPYRSKDGLSTRTATGSEEIQLRIDPMHSDLDDEITGLHGQVRQLKNIAQDIGSEAKFQRDFLDELQVTLMRAQAGVKNNIRKLNLSIIRSGNNHIMHVVLFALLCFFILYMWSKMFKR; encoded by the exons ATGATCAATCCCCCTCTCGCAGTTCGCAACCTATTTTTTCTACTTTCTCCTGATTTCAATTGCTCTTGTCAAACTTTTCTGAGACAATTCGATTTTAGGGGTTTTTTTTTCTCTCCTTTGATTTGGGTTTCGATGGCATCGAATCCTCACAGAGGCGGTCCGGGTGGTTCTCTTTACGGCGGCGCCGCTCCTTACAGATCCAA AGATGGACTTAGCACTAGAACTGCTACAGGTTCAGAGGAAATCCAGCTTAGGATTGATCCGATGCACTCTGATCTCGATGACGAGATCACTGGTCTCCATGGCCAAGTCAGGCAATTGAAAAAT ATTGCTCAAGATATTGGGTCGGAAGCTAAGTTTCAGAGGGACTTCTTAGATGAACTG CAAGTGACATTGATGAGAGCGCAAGCGGGGGTGAAGAACAACATAAGGAAACTGAACTTGAGCATCATACGAAGTGGCAACAACCACATCATGCACGTGGTTCTTTTCGCGCTCCTCTGCTTCTTTATTCTCTACATGTGGTCCAAGATGTTTAAAAGATGA
- the LOC106328297 gene encoding uncharacterized protein LOC106328297, translating to MSTASWIQPPCRFLPDRGGGGFAKSSLSRTRQFPGVVSSSSCSCGYSEILNFDFGSSRSWNHQGLRVQAMSATAQRKFSLSKGDADEKIEPDHLLVLVHGILASPSDWLYVEAEMKRRLGRRFLIYASSSNTFTKTFGGIDGAGKRLAEEVRQVIQKSKSLKKISFLAHSLGGLFARHAVAVLYSAAASDGAAVSNSGNSHLPRVLLAGLEPINFITLATPHLGVRGRKQLPFLLGVPILERLAAPLAPFVVGRTGSQLFLTDGKADKPPLLLRMASDCEDLKFLSSLGSFRSRIVYANVSYDHMVGWRTSSIRRETELFKPPRRSLDGYKHVVDVEYCPPVSSDGAHFPPEAAKAKEAAQSSPSPQNTLEYHEIVEDEMIRGLQTLGWKKVDVSFHSTFWPYLAHNNIHVKSERLYKAGAGVVAHVADSIKQQETSTFITASL from the exons ATGTCTACGGCTTCTTGGATTCAGCCTCCTTGTAGATTCTTACCAGATCGTGGTGGTGGTGGTTTCGCTAAGTCAAGCTTAAGCAGAACGCGACAGTTTCCCGGCGTCGTTTCTTCTTCATCGTGCTCTTGTGGCTATTCCGAGATTTTGAATTTCGATTTCG GGTCTAGCAGAAGCTGGAACCATCAGGGACTCAGGGTTCAAGCAATGAGTGCCACTGCCCAACGGAAATTTTCGCTATCTAAAGGTGACGCCGATGAGAAAATTGAACCTGATCACCTTCTTGTTCTTGTACACGGTATCTTGGCCAG TCCTAGCGACTGGCTCTACGTAGAAGCTGAGATGAAAAGACGCCTTGGAAGAAGATTCTTGATTTATG CAAGTTCTTCAAATACCTTCACTAAAACGTTTGGCGGGATCGATGGAGCTGGGAAACGATTAGCAGAAGAG GTTAGACAAGTTATCCAAAAGAGCAAGAGCTTAAAGAAGATATCCTTTTTAGCCCACTCCCTCGGCGGCTTATTTGCCAGACATGCTGTTGCTGTTCTTTACTCGGCAGCAGCCAGTGATGGTGCTGCTGTCTCTAACTCTGGGAATTCACATCTTCCGAGAGTTTTGCTGGCTGGGCTCGAGCCGATTAATTTCATCACCTTGGCAACACCTCATTTGGGAGTGAGAGGCAGAAAGCAG CTGCCTTTCTTGTTGGGAGTTCCTATATTAGAAAGACTCGCTGCACCATTAGCTCCATTCGTTGTTGGCCGGACTGGTAGCCAGTTGTTTCTTACTGATGGTAAAGCTGATAAGCCACCTCTTCTCTTGAGGATGGCATCCGATTGTGAAGATCTGAAATTCTT ATCGTCCTTGGGATCGTTCCGAAGCCGCATCGTGTATGCAAACGTATCTTATGACC ACATGGTTGGCTGGCGTACATCTTCCATAAGGAGAGAAACTGAACTTTTCAAG CCTCCACGCCGGTCTCTTGATGGATACAAGCATGTTGTCGATGTAGAATACTGTCCTCCTGTTTCGTCGGATGGAGCCCATTTTCCTCCAGAAGCTGCTAAAGCCAAGGAAGCCGCACAAAGCTCGCCTAGTCCTCAGAACACACTCGAGTATCATGAAATAGTTGAAG ATGAGATGATCCGTGGCCTGCAGACTTTAGGGTGGAAGAAAGTTGATGTCAGCTTCCACTCAACGTTCTGGCCTTACTTAGCTCATAACAACATTCAC GTGAAAAGTGAAAGACTATACAAAGCAGGAGCTGGAGTTGTTGCCCATGTTGCAGATAGCATAAAACAGCAAGAGACGTCCACGTTCATCACTGCCAGCTTATAG